DNA from Oxyura jamaicensis isolate SHBP4307 breed ruddy duck unplaced genomic scaffold, BPBGC_Ojam_1.0 oxyUn_random_OJ48667, whole genome shotgun sequence:
GTGTGGGGCCATGGGGGCAGTCTGCAGGGCCGTGCTGGTCaggctgggaaggcagagccagcTGGTGGGGGACACTGCCACTGCCTGCCTCCCACCCAAGGGGTTCTTTGGCCATGGAGGGTGCGCACAGATAGCCGGCCTTCTTCAGAGTCAGAGACTCATGGAAGAGAAACAAGGAAATCAGGGAGCCTCCTTCGAGTCTACTTCTTTGCAGTATTCATGAGAGTAATTTTGGGAGAGGAGTTGAGAGGAGTTGAGGCACTGCCCTCAGCAGATTGCCTTTTATGCTGAAGATGCTGGTACGGTGCCAGCTGTGTTAGAGAAGTGGCCCTggcctgtccctgcctgtggaCACAGGACAGACCAAGACCTGGGCTTCCTGGCATTACTGCTGTGCCAGGACTCTTTCCCCCACCACCTCTGCAAACAGCCAAGtgcccctgcagctccaccTCAGGTCTCTGTTGAAGGATCTCAGACAAGCAAGTCACTGCAGGGTCCTTTCTTTTatctaaatataaatatctCAAACACACTTTAAATACACCTTGTTTCCACCAAGTCTGAGTCACCCAAGACAGGTGGGTGTTTACATGGAAGAAGATGAACAGATCATTTCTTTTTGGACAATATTACCacaagaaattaaatagaaaatgaaaaaaaaataaatacatctcaCCTGTAATGAGTTACATTATGAGTGATATGAGAAGGAACATATACAGTTTATCGCTTTTGAAAAACAGGCATGAGGTTCCAAACTACATCCttcagctcctggttcctcatgctgtagaaaagtgggttcactgctggaggcaccactgagtacagaactgccagcAAAAGATTCAATGAGGAGGAGGACgtggaggggggcttcaggtaggcaaaaaaggcagtgctgagaaacagggagaccacggccaggtgagggaggcacgtggaaaaggctttgtgccggctCTGCTCTGAGGCaatcctcagcacagccctgaagatctgcacataggacaccacaaggaaaacaaaacagacagatGCTAAAATGGCACTAACCACAAGAAGCCTAATCTCTCtgaggtaggcatctgagcaggagagcttgaggatctggggaatttcacagaagaactggtccaggacattgccttggcagagggggaCGGAACAGGTAttggcagtgtgcagcacagcattgAGAAAAgtactgccccaggcagctgctgccatgttgACACAAGTTCTGCTGTCCATTATTGTCCCGTAGTGCAGAggtttgcagatggcaatgtagcGGTCATAAGCCATGATGGTGAGAATATGAAACTCTGCCGAGATGAAAAAGAGTAACAGAAAGGCTTGGGTAGCACAACCTGCATAGGAAatggccctggtgtcccagagggaaTTGGCCATGGATCTCGGGATAGTGGTGGTAATAGTGCCCAAATCGAGGAGtgcgaggttgaggaggaagaagtacatgggggtgtggaggcggtggtcgcaGGCTACAGCTGTGACGATGAGGctgttgcccaggagggcagccaggtagatgcccaggaagagcctgaagtgcaggagctgcagctcgcGTGTGTCTGTGAA
Protein-coding regions in this window:
- the LOC118158850 gene encoding olfactory receptor 14A16-like: MYFFLLNLALLDLGTITTTIPRSMANSLWDTRAISYAGCATQAFLLLFFISAEFHILTIMAYDRYIAICKPLHYGTIMDSRTCVNMAAAAWGSTFLNAVLHTANTCSVPLCQGNVLDQFFCEIPQILKLSCSDAYLREIRLLVVSAILASVCFVFLVVSYVQIFRAVLRIASEQSRHKAFSTCLPHLAVVSLFLSTAFFAYLKPPSTSSSSLNLLLAVLYSVV